The Chryseolinea soli genome contains a region encoding:
- a CDS encoding PAS domain-containing hybrid sensor histidine kinase/response regulator has translation MKLQNYVNKGAFYEAVVEDGSDIIFIVDFTGKIRYHNASVHETLGYRSKSLIGKNFFDYILPSTVQDLKEQFKKSQKRAYSENVEFQFLCKDLSYRYLEFNAINLKHKEGLDGFILDCRDIAQRKEDEAELVRLQKAKEQFLANMSHEIRTPINGIAGMANLLSQNPSPEERETYLNAIRHSAENLKVIINDILDLAAIESGKLRLEKIAFNLNDLVPSLLSTFTYQAREKRISLEHKIDEKLNKILLGDPVRLNQVLINLISNAVKFTHNGSIQVICSLEREQKGICWVRTEVIDTGVGIPDEKLNTIFESFSQADASVTRKYGGTGLGLTIVKQLVELQNGSITVKSKEHVGSAFIVLVPYAVGKVNSFSVTSPKNEKALKEVNASQLYVLLVEDNDINRLYAKSILKNWQCFTDTAENGLVALEKIKNQEYDVVLMDIQMPVMDGYETTKAIRMMDPPVSNIPILALTANATKADVEKCIAAGMNDYLPKPFTPDDLYRKLFKELKIQPLQKTKKKTTSKPKAYNLEYLRSVSGNNEEFIREMVLTFTQTIPPVLVDMKSAVESSDWEKLARLAHQIKPSFTLMGLNALRTNILFIEENSKQLTKLDELPQVVADFIRQCDLILPELAREALPG, from the coding sequence ATGAAGCTTCAGAACTATGTGAACAAGGGCGCCTTCTACGAGGCGGTGGTGGAAGATGGATCGGATATCATCTTCATTGTAGATTTCACGGGAAAGATCCGCTACCACAACGCGTCGGTTCACGAGACGCTGGGCTACCGGTCGAAGAGTTTGATCGGAAAGAATTTTTTCGATTACATCCTGCCTTCGACGGTACAGGACTTGAAGGAGCAATTCAAAAAGAGCCAGAAGCGCGCCTATTCCGAAAATGTGGAGTTCCAATTTCTTTGCAAGGACCTCTCCTACCGCTACCTGGAATTCAACGCCATCAATCTGAAGCACAAAGAAGGACTCGATGGGTTCATTCTGGACTGCCGCGACATTGCCCAGCGCAAGGAAGACGAAGCGGAACTGGTGAGACTTCAAAAGGCCAAGGAGCAATTCCTGGCCAACATGAGTCATGAGATCCGTACGCCCATCAACGGCATTGCCGGGATGGCCAACCTGCTGAGCCAGAATCCAAGCCCCGAGGAACGCGAGACCTACCTCAACGCTATACGCCATTCCGCCGAAAACCTGAAGGTGATCATCAACGACATCCTCGACCTGGCGGCCATCGAATCCGGCAAATTGCGGCTGGAGAAAATCGCGTTCAACCTCAACGATCTCGTGCCCTCCCTGCTGAGCACGTTCACCTACCAGGCGCGCGAAAAGCGGATCTCCCTGGAACATAAGATCGACGAAAAACTCAACAAGATCCTCCTCGGTGACCCGGTGCGATTGAATCAAGTGTTGATCAACCTCATCAGCAATGCAGTAAAATTTACGCACAACGGCTCCATACAAGTCATTTGTTCCCTGGAGCGCGAGCAGAAAGGCATTTGCTGGGTGCGTACCGAAGTGATCGATACCGGCGTGGGCATTCCTGACGAAAAGCTGAACACCATCTTTGAAAGCTTCAGCCAGGCCGATGCCAGCGTGACCCGCAAATATGGCGGCACCGGGCTCGGGCTCACCATCGTGAAGCAGTTGGTAGAGCTTCAGAACGGGAGCATCACGGTGAAGAGTAAGGAACACGTCGGCTCAGCATTCATTGTGCTCGTGCCCTATGCTGTGGGGAAAGTGAACTCCTTTTCGGTGACCTCACCAAAAAATGAAAAAGCATTAAAAGAAGTAAACGCGTCGCAGCTCTATGTGCTACTGGTGGAAGACAACGACATCAACCGCCTCTATGCGAAAAGCATTTTGAAGAACTGGCAGTGTTTTACCGACACCGCCGAGAACGGGCTGGTGGCCTTGGAAAAGATCAAGAACCAGGAATATGACGTGGTGCTGATGGACATCCAGATGCCGGTCATGGATGGCTACGAGACCACCAAAGCCATCCGCATGATGGACCCGCCCGTCAGCAACATTCCTATCCTGGCGCTCACGGCCAATGCCACGAAAGCCGATGTAGAGAAATGCATCGCGGCCGGCATGAATGACTATTTGCCTAAGCCTTTCACCCCAGATGACCTTTACCGGAAATTGTTCAAAGAACTGAAGATCCAGCCCCTTCAGAAAACCAAAAAGAAGACCACTAGCAAGCCCAAGGCCTATAACCTGGAATACCTGCGTTCGGTCTCCGGTAACAATGAGGAGTTTATCCGCGAGATGGTGCTCACCTTCACCCAAACCATCCCGCCCGTGCTGGTGGACATGAAATCGGCCGTCGAAAGTTCGGATTGGGAGAAGCTTGCCCGGTTGGCTCACCAGATCAAACCGTCGTTTACGCTGATGGGATTGAATGCGCTGCGTACCAACATTTTGTTCATTGAAGAGAACAGCAAGCAATTGACCAAGCTGGACGAATTGCCACAGGTGGTTGCCGACTTTATCCGGCAATGCGACCTCATCCTTCCCGAACTGGCGCGGGAAGCGCTACCGGGATAG
- a CDS encoding sigma-54-dependent transcriptional regulator, giving the protein MYEKDPVKIFVVEDDPAYTKFLKYVLGLNPDYEVEYYTTGKDCLANLYKNPAIITLDYSLPDMPGEKVLGQIRGHDPNINVIIVSAQEKIHTAVELLKSGAYDYISKDHETKERLLNSINNARNKTSLIKEIDHLKKEISEKYEFEKSIVGTSPAIRRTFALLEKAVQTNISVSISGETGTGKELVAKAIHYNSKRKSKPFVAVNIAAIPRELIESELFGHEKGAFTGAVTRRIGKFEEAEGGSIFLDEIGEMDLNLQAKLLRVLQEREVTRIGGNQVIKLDVRIIAATHKDLAEEVKGGRFREDLYYRLLGLPIMLPPLRERGNDVLLVAKHFLDQFATENQMRKFKITPEAQEKLMQYPFPGNIRELKSIIELSAVMAEDQEIRPQDISFNSTARMESFLYQEMTMQEFMYRIIRHFLNKYDNNVLEVAKKLDIGKSSLYRYLKEMEEAGI; this is encoded by the coding sequence ATGTACGAAAAAGACCCTGTTAAGATCTTTGTTGTTGAAGATGACCCCGCCTACACGAAATTCCTCAAATACGTTCTGGGACTAAATCCGGATTACGAGGTGGAATATTATACAACCGGCAAGGACTGCCTGGCAAACTTGTATAAAAACCCCGCGATCATCACACTGGACTATTCCTTGCCGGATATGCCGGGTGAAAAAGTGTTGGGCCAGATCCGTGGTCATGATCCCAACATCAACGTCATTATCGTGTCGGCGCAGGAGAAGATCCACACAGCCGTGGAGTTGTTAAAATCCGGCGCATACGATTACATCTCCAAAGATCACGAGACCAAAGAGCGCCTGCTCAACTCGATCAACAACGCCCGGAACAAGACCTCCCTCATCAAGGAGATCGACCACCTCAAGAAGGAAATCTCAGAGAAATACGAATTCGAAAAAAGCATTGTGGGCACCAGCCCGGCTATACGGCGTACGTTCGCATTGCTGGAAAAGGCAGTCCAAACCAATATCTCGGTCAGCATTTCGGGTGAAACCGGGACCGGTAAGGAGCTGGTAGCGAAGGCCATACACTATAATTCGAAGCGAAAAAGCAAACCCTTTGTCGCGGTTAACATTGCCGCGATTCCCCGCGAGCTGATCGAAAGCGAATTGTTCGGCCACGAGAAAGGGGCCTTCACCGGGGCCGTTACGCGCCGGATCGGCAAGTTCGAAGAAGCCGAAGGTGGCAGCATCTTTTTGGACGAGATCGGCGAAATGGACCTGAACCTCCAGGCAAAGCTGCTCCGCGTTTTACAAGAGCGCGAAGTTACCCGCATCGGGGGCAACCAGGTGATCAAGCTCGACGTGCGCATCATCGCCGCCACGCACAAGGATCTGGCGGAAGAGGTTAAGGGCGGACGTTTTAGGGAGGACTTATACTATCGCCTGCTGGGATTGCCCATCATGCTCCCTCCCCTCCGCGAACGCGGCAACGACGTGCTGCTGGTCGCCAAACATTTCCTGGATCAGTTTGCCACCGAAAACCAGATGCGCAAATTCAAGATCACGCCCGAAGCCCAGGAGAAACTGATGCAATATCCCTTCCCCGGAAACATACGCGAGTTGAAATCCATTATCGAGTTGTCGGCCGTGATGGCCGAAGACCAGGAGATACGGCCACAAGACATCAGCTTTAACAGTACGGCCCGCATGGAGTCGTTCCTCTACCAGGAAATGACCATGCAGGAGTTCATGTACCGCATCATTCGTCATTTTCTCAACAAGTACGACAACAACGTTTTGGAAGTAGCCAAGAAATTGGATATCGGAAAATCGTCGTTGTACCGCTATTTGAAAGAGATGGAGGAAGCAGGAATTTAG
- a CDS encoding rhomboid family intramembrane serine protease — protein MASDTSVIGSSVVPIRLVFLMWAAFYVEVMFGLPLRQFGIVPRTFQGLLGIFLGPLLHGSILHLISNTIPLLFLGAVLFFFYNRIGAQVFFRGYFWTNILVWLFARPANHIGASGLVYALAFFLIFFGIFRRDFLSIFVSVVVLILYGSVFYGVLPTDPEISWESHFAGALVGIGSAITFSKKKNVS, from the coding sequence ATGGCGTCAGATACTTCGGTGATTGGTAGTTCGGTAGTTCCGATTCGACTGGTTTTTCTGATGTGGGCTGCTTTTTATGTAGAGGTGATGTTCGGATTACCCTTGAGGCAATTTGGCATCGTACCCCGCACATTCCAGGGCTTGCTTGGCATTTTCTTGGGACCGTTGCTTCATGGCAGCATCCTCCACTTGATCTCCAACACCATCCCGCTCCTGTTCCTGGGCGCGGTGCTTTTCTTCTTTTATAACCGCATCGGCGCGCAGGTATTCTTTCGCGGCTATTTCTGGACCAACATCCTGGTGTGGCTCTTTGCCCGGCCGGCCAACCACATCGGCGCGAGCGGGTTGGTCTATGCCCTGGCGTTCTTCCTGATCTTCTTCGGCATCTTCCGGCGCGATTTCCTGTCCATCTTCGTTTCCGTGGTCGTGCTGATCCTCTATGGCAGCGTCTTCTATGGCGTGTTGCCGACCGATCCGGAGATTTCGTGGGAATCGCATTTTGCCGGAGCGTTGGTGGGTATCGGTTCGGCCATTACCTTTAGCAAGAAAAAGAACGTGAGTTGA
- the holA gene encoding DNA polymerase III subunit delta, with protein sequence MDASVKKVLTDLKARKYAPVYFLQGEETFYIDLLSDYVEQHALSEAEKGFNQVIVYGKDVTMATILTHARRFPMMAERQVVIVKEAQDIQDLNKEIGAKLLLDYLAKQVPSTVLVFCHKHKSLDKRRELGKKIDQLAVTITTKKIYENQLPEFVLEYTKEKKISIDDRAVQSLCEFVGNDLHRLANEIDKIIISLPAGESISAERVMSQVGVSKEYNIFELQKAILHRDTLLANKIVNYFESNSKKNPMIPVVAYLYSFFSKLLIATQAPDKSEKGLASELKVSPYAVRDYSLALRQYPPQSIIDNIASLKDADLKLKGVNTGSADEGQIFRELVWRLMHGASA encoded by the coding sequence ATGGATGCCAGTGTTAAGAAAGTATTAACCGACCTCAAGGCCCGCAAATATGCGCCGGTCTATTTCCTGCAAGGGGAGGAGACCTTCTACATCGACCTGCTCTCCGACTACGTCGAGCAGCACGCGTTGTCGGAAGCGGAAAAAGGATTTAACCAGGTGATCGTCTATGGCAAGGACGTGACCATGGCGACCATCCTCACCCATGCCCGCCGCTTTCCCATGATGGCCGAGCGGCAGGTGGTGATCGTGAAAGAAGCGCAAGACATCCAGGACCTCAACAAAGAGATCGGCGCCAAATTGTTGCTGGACTACCTGGCCAAGCAAGTGCCCAGCACTGTGTTGGTCTTCTGCCACAAACACAAATCGCTCGACAAACGGCGCGAATTGGGCAAGAAGATCGATCAACTGGCCGTCACCATCACCACGAAAAAGATCTACGAGAACCAGCTTCCCGAATTTGTGCTGGAATACACCAAGGAGAAGAAGATATCGATCGACGATCGCGCCGTCCAAAGCCTCTGCGAGTTTGTGGGCAACGACCTCCATCGCCTGGCCAACGAGATCGACAAGATCATCATCTCCCTTCCGGCAGGGGAGAGCATTTCCGCCGAGCGCGTGATGAGCCAGGTGGGCGTGAGCAAAGAGTATAATATCTTTGAACTTCAAAAAGCCATCCTTCACCGCGACACCTTGCTGGCCAACAAGATCGTGAACTACTTCGAAAGCAACTCCAAAAAGAATCCCATGATCCCCGTGGTGGCCTATCTTTACTCGTTCTTCAGCAAGCTGCTCATCGCTACGCAAGCTCCAGATAAGAGTGAGAAGGGACTAGCTAGTGAACTGAAAGTGAGTCCTTATGCCGTGCGTGATTACAGTTTGGCTTTACGTCAATATCCACCCCAAAGCATCATCGACAACATCGCATCGTTGAAAGATGCCGATCTGAAGTTGAAAGGCGTGAACACGGGGTCAGCTGACGAGGGACAAATTTTCAGAGAGCTGGTATGGCGCCTCATGCACGGGGCAAGTGCATAA
- a CDS encoding tetratricopeptide repeat protein gives MYRFTILSVFVFGSYGLFAQDQLSQNKVEKLYRRGTELVNHSNYGAARQVFTDFLAQASPTDSRRSEAEYYVAFSALSLGHRDGEKLIDDFIDHNPSSPKASTAFYDLANFFYGEGNYIKASTYFKKVDFPALTLDQQSQGHFKWGYSYFNQKKLDEALEQFNFVKRLSNAYTPASNYYAGFIEYSRGKYEEALFDLKKAESSPSYANIVPYLIANIYYKQGRYDTVIEYANSLKGRSDLGNANEIAMLVAEAQYYKGDYKKALDSYQKYLDNNAKPETGVLFRAGYANYAAGNTAKGIEYLDKAAAAKDTVSYYASYYLGILYLKQGNKPYALNAFSYARKNPKDEKLAEESSFQYAKVSYDAGKPDQAIDEFERYLKAYPSSNHTVEVKELLAQAYVNGNNFNKAIEYIDALPTRNQYINQAYQKAAYLKGSELFNKEEYEEAVTYFKKSLEFPIDPNYVALASFWCGEAFSIGKQYEEAATNYLRVVGLGGAVDPDVLLKTRYGLGYAYFNLQTYDKALFSFKEFVNKGNKATVNYADGVIRLGDCYYVNRQYDDALANYNKARTLGSTDSDYVLLQSAMINGIQRKYGEARNQFGDLIKNYPKSQYRDEAVFQRAQFEIEQGNYQAAADGLSQLIREGTNSRFLPYAYMRRGASYFNLKQYDRTISDYTAVINKFPGHPAAQEALLPLQEVLSIAGRSAEFEKYLAQVKQSSPDNKGFENIEFETAKNFYFDQQYQKTVSSFTSYLAAYPQSTKIPEARYYMAESYYRLKDLDKALPIYRELSNDATFTQANKTIARVADIEFKQGKYDQAVKSFHRVERVAANKKDQYNAWSGLMESFYLLGQYDSADVYAKIIMERGNVNAAAQNKASLYLGKTAMARGDLEGAKDEFLNTLNSAHDEFGAEAKYSLALILYQQKQYKASYETLVSLNNDFSSYQDWVGKSFLLLADNFVAMDDLFQAKATLQSLIDKFPLQSVKDEARRRLTELDQKEAEKQKQLQADTLDNNR, from the coding sequence ATGTACAGATTTACGATTCTCTCTGTTTTTGTCTTTGGCAGTTATGGACTCTTCGCGCAGGATCAGCTCTCTCAAAACAAAGTGGAGAAGCTCTACCGCCGCGGCACCGAATTGGTGAACCACTCCAATTATGGAGCCGCCCGCCAGGTGTTCACCGACTTTCTCGCCCAGGCGTCGCCCACCGATTCGCGCAGGAGCGAGGCTGAATACTACGTCGCCTTCAGTGCCCTCAGCTTGGGGCATCGCGATGGTGAGAAACTCATCGACGATTTCATCGATCATAACCCCTCCAGCCCCAAAGCCTCGACCGCTTTTTACGACCTGGCCAATTTCTTTTATGGGGAAGGCAACTATATAAAGGCCTCGACCTATTTCAAAAAAGTGGACTTCCCCGCGCTCACCCTGGACCAGCAAAGCCAGGGACATTTTAAGTGGGGTTACAGCTATTTCAACCAAAAGAAACTCGACGAAGCGCTGGAACAATTCAACTTTGTGAAGCGCCTCAGCAATGCCTACACACCGGCCTCCAATTATTATGCAGGTTTTATCGAATACTCCCGCGGCAAATACGAAGAGGCCCTCTTCGATCTGAAGAAGGCGGAGAGCAGCCCATCCTATGCCAACATTGTGCCTTACCTGATCGCGAATATTTATTATAAGCAAGGACGCTATGACACCGTGATCGAATATGCCAACAGTTTGAAAGGACGCTCCGACTTGGGCAATGCCAACGAGATTGCCATGCTCGTAGCAGAAGCCCAATACTATAAAGGAGACTACAAAAAAGCGCTGGACTCCTATCAAAAATACCTAGACAACAATGCCAAGCCCGAGACCGGAGTCCTCTTCCGTGCCGGCTATGCCAACTATGCGGCGGGCAACACCGCCAAAGGCATCGAGTATTTGGATAAGGCCGCCGCGGCCAAAGATACCGTGAGCTACTATGCCTCCTATTACCTGGGCATTCTCTATCTCAAACAAGGCAACAAGCCTTATGCACTGAACGCCTTTAGCTATGCCCGTAAAAACCCGAAAGACGAAAAGCTGGCCGAAGAGAGCTCGTTCCAATATGCAAAAGTATCCTACGATGCCGGCAAGCCCGACCAGGCCATCGACGAGTTTGAACGCTACCTCAAGGCGTATCCGTCCAGTAACCATACCGTGGAGGTGAAGGAGTTGCTGGCGCAAGCCTATGTGAACGGGAATAATTTCAACAAAGCCATCGAGTACATTGATGCATTGCCCACCCGCAACCAATACATCAACCAAGCATACCAGAAGGCGGCCTACCTCAAAGGCTCCGAGCTGTTCAATAAAGAAGAATATGAAGAAGCGGTGACGTATTTCAAAAAGTCACTGGAGTTCCCCATCGACCCCAACTACGTGGCGTTGGCAAGCTTTTGGTGTGGAGAGGCATTTTCCATTGGAAAGCAGTACGAGGAAGCCGCCACAAACTATTTGCGCGTTGTTGGATTGGGAGGAGCGGTAGACCCCGACGTGTTGTTGAAGACCCGTTATGGATTGGGTTATGCCTACTTCAACCTTCAGACCTACGACAAAGCCCTGTTCAGCTTTAAAGAATTTGTGAACAAAGGCAATAAAGCCACCGTCAACTACGCCGACGGAGTGATCCGCCTGGGCGACTGCTACTATGTGAACCGTCAATACGACGATGCACTGGCCAACTACAACAAGGCGCGCACCCTCGGCTCGACGGATAGCGACTACGTGCTGTTGCAGTCGGCCATGATCAACGGCATCCAACGCAAGTATGGGGAGGCACGCAACCAGTTTGGCGACCTGATCAAAAACTATCCGAAGTCACAATACCGTGACGAGGCGGTTTTCCAACGGGCACAGTTTGAGATCGAACAAGGTAACTACCAGGCCGCTGCCGATGGTCTTTCGCAGCTGATCCGCGAAGGCACCAACTCACGCTTCCTGCCCTATGCCTATATGCGCAGGGGAGCATCCTACTTTAATCTGAAACAATACGATCGCACCATTTCGGACTACACGGCCGTGATCAATAAATTCCCGGGCCACCCGGCAGCCCAGGAAGCGCTGTTGCCCCTGCAAGAAGTGTTGAGCATTGCCGGCCGTTCGGCAGAGTTTGAGAAGTACCTCGCGCAGGTGAAACAATCCAGTCCCGACAACAAGGGTTTTGAGAACATCGAGTTTGAAACGGCGAAGAATTTTTACTTTGATCAGCAATATCAAAAGACTGTGAGCAGCTTCACCAGCTACCTGGCCGCCTATCCGCAAAGCACAAAAATTCCGGAAGCGCGCTACTACATGGCCGAGTCCTATTACCGGTTGAAGGACCTGGACAAAGCGCTGCCCATTTATCGTGAACTGAGCAATGATGCCACGTTCACGCAAGCCAACAAAACCATCGCCCGGGTGGCCGATATTGAATTCAAGCAAGGCAAATACGATCAGGCGGTAAAATCCTTTCACCGGGTGGAACGGGTAGCGGCAAACAAGAAGGACCAATACAATGCCTGGTCGGGACTCATGGAGTCGTTCTACCTGCTCGGGCAATACGACTCGGCCGACGTGTATGCCAAGATCATCATGGAACGGGGCAACGTGAATGCTGCCGCACAAAACAAAGCATCGCTGTACCTGGGTAAAACCGCCATGGCGCGGGGTGATCTGGAAGGTGCGAAAGATGAATTTTTGAATACCTTGAACTCAGCTCACGATGAATTCGGCGCGGAAGCCAAATATTCCCTGGCGCTCATCCTATATCAACAAAAGCAATACAAGGCGTCCTACGAAACACTGGTGAGCCTGAACAACGATTTCTCTTCCTATCAGGATTGGGTAGGGAAGTCCTTCCTCTTGCTGGCCGACAATTTTGTGGCCATGGACGACCTGTTCCAGGCGAAAGCCACCTTGCAGTCGCTCATTGATAAATTCCCACTGCAAAGCGTGAAAGATGAAGCGCGTCGCCGGTTGACCGAACTGGACCAGAAAGAGGCCGAAAAACAAAAACAGCTCCAGGCCGATACCCTGGACAACAATCGTTAA